One segment of Gopherus flavomarginatus isolate rGopFla2 chromosome 8, rGopFla2.mat.asm, whole genome shotgun sequence DNA contains the following:
- the INPP5D gene encoding phosphatidylinositol 3,4,5-trisphosphate 5-phosphatase 1 isoform X4, with protein sequence MDQCWYHGNITRSKAEDLLSKVGKDGSFLVRASESISSAYALCVLFRNCVYTYRILPNKENKLIVQASEGVPVKYFDNLDELIEFYKKENMGLVWHLRYPVQREEEEAADEPEEDADPVPTPPILPPRPFLVALPASEMKEASPLNENSKVAEVSKLSLSETLLQRLQSQDTSSVSEEHLKLIQDYLRVHITSDFEMVQMGSSSLPQLKKLLTVLCKGLFSEASRTLPSLESIQKVFDQQLPSGIHQRSQLLGEASPVNVVLKLNQLISLLSSAEEKVKTLLIEGPDSTHRRSLIPPVTFEVKADSLGISQKIHLKVDVELGKLIIKKAKDGPEDKFYNHKKILQLIKSQKFPNKLVIVLETEREKTQRKEYVFADSKKREGFCQLLQQMKNKHSEQPEPDMITIFIGTWNMGAAPPPKKITSWFLSKGQGKTRDDSADYIPHDIYVIGTQEDPQGEKEWLEVLRQSLQEITSISFKMIAIHTLWNIRIVVLAKPEHENRISHICTDNVKTGIANTLGNKGAVGVSFMFNGTSLGFVNSHLTSGSEKKHRRNQNYMNILRFLTLGDKKLSPFNITHRFTHLFWLGDLNYRVELPTSEAENIIQRIKQQQYPELLGFDQLLMEKKDQKVFLQFEEEEITFAPTYRFERNTREKYAYTKQKATGMKFNLPSWCDRVLWKSYPMVHVVCQSYGCTSDIMTSDHSPVFATFEVGVTSQFVSKNDSKYTESQGQIEFLSCCATLKTKSQTKFYIEFYSSCLESFVKSQEGENEDGNEGELVVKFIEALPKLTPIISDPEYLLDQHILISIKSSDSDESYGEGCIALRIEATESLVPFHTVLTHHGERTGVFQGEIKLQTSQGKQREKLYDFVKIERDETAGQKPKGISSLDPTKEWEQSIRKSKSTHLMAKEAAAVARFRGNASSPPDAQGKDDMLRSSTPTDISNPNYMGVVSFSQQFSAPGQLKQSPSSDQPSAFWAYDQQPKENVPVMGHQESTSTTSSQSPLSPKPSIQPMTNRSSGPRSQEHVPADMGKGVVESLLQEEIQQKPEMFDNPLYGAMSSKGKVASKKEQDYTPVLRKEHQLILNHGALLTKPHDADSSKSSNKQPSPPFLIPTPRFRSYTCSSQSEEKTISEKAQGKQKPTASLENPAPLKKPVKPSRSEVGPSSQGQFSKPPLPTKSRAVLDMQTTKARDYRENSDLPHQGKHRTEEGTVGRTATP encoded by the exons ACCCTGTACCAACCCCACCCATATTACCCCCACGACCCTTCCTGGTGGCACTCCCAGCAAGCGAGATGAAAGAAGCGTCTCCTCTGAATGAAAATTCCAAGGTGGCAGAAGTCAGCAAACTGTCCCTTTCTGAGACGCTACTTCAGCGGCTGCAGTCCCAGGACACCAGCAG TGTTTCTGAGGAACACCTAAAGTTAATCCAGGATTATCTGCGAGTTCACATCACCAGCGACTTTGAGATGGTGCAGATGGGCTCCAGCAGTCTCCCCCAGCTGAAGAAACTGCTCACAGTGCTCTGCAAAGGGCTCTTCAG TGAGGCATCTAGgactctcccttccctggagtccaTCCAGAAGGTGTTTGACCAGCAGCTGCCTTCTGGTATCCATCAGCGTTCTCAA TTGCTtggggaagccagtccagtcAATGTTGTGTTGAAGCTCAATCAGCTGATCTCTTTGCTGTCCTCGGCTGAAGAAAAG GTGAAAACACTGTTGATTGAAGGACCTGATTCAACACATCGGCGTTCTCTCATCCCTCCTGTAACCTTTGAG GTGAAAGCAGATTCTCTAGGAATTTCCCAGAAAATACACCTCAAAGTTGATGTGGAGCTGGGGAAATTGATTATCAAGAAAGCCAAGGATGGTCCTGAAGACAAGTTCTATAACCATAAGAAAA TTCTGCAGCTCATCAAGTCCCAGAAGTTCCCTAACAAACTGGTGATCGTATTGGAGACTGAAAGAGAGAAAACGCAGCGGAAAGAATATGTTTTCGCTGACTCTAAG AAAAGAGAAGGGTTCTGCCAGCTTCTGCAGCAGATGAAGAATAAACACTCTGAGCAACCAGAGCCTGACATGATCACCATCTTCATTGGGACCTGGAACATGG GTGCTGCTCCTCCTCCAAAGAAGATCACATCCTGGTTTCTCTCCAAGGGGCAGGGAAAGACCCGGGATGATTCCGCTGACTATATCCCCCATGACATTTATGTCATTGGCACTCAGGAGGACCCCCAAGGGGAGAAGGAATGGCTGGAAGTTCTGAGACAATCCTTGCAGGAAATCACCAGTATCAGCTTTAAAATG ATAGCAATCCATACGCTCTGGAACATCAGGATTGTCGTCCTGGCCAAGCCAGAACATGAGAACCGGATAAGCCACATCTGCACAGACAACGTGAAGACCGGAATTGCAAACACACTGG GCAATAAAGGAGCTGTGGGAGTCTCATTCATGTTTAATGGAACCTCCTTAGGGTTTGTTAACAGTCATTTGACTTCAGGAAGTGAAAAGAAACACAG GCGAAACCAGAACTACATGAACATTCTGCGCTTCCTGACACTGGGAGATAAGAAACTGAGTCCATTTAACATCACTCACCGCTTTACTCATCTCTTCTGGCTGGGAGACTTGAACTACCGCGTGGAACTACCTACATCG GAAGCAGAGAATATTATCCAGAGGATCAAACAACAGCAGTATCCAGAGTTGCTGGGTTTTGACCAGCTTCTCATGGAGAAAAAAGACCAAAAGGTGTTTCTGCAATTTG AGGAAGAAGAGATCACTTTTGCTCCAACTTATCGTTTTGAAAGGAATACCCGGGAGAAGTATGCATACACCAAGCAGAAAGCAACAGGG atgaaattcaatttgCCGTCCTGGTGTGATCGAGTGCTTTGGAAATCATACCCCATGGTGCACGTGGTGTGTCAATCCTATG GCTGCACCAGTGACATCATGACCAGTGACCACAGTCCTGTCTTTGCTACATTTGAAGTTGGGGTCACCTCACAGTTTGTCTCAAAGAATG ATTCCAAGTACACAGAGTCCCAGGGGCAGATAGAATTCCTGAGCTGCTGTGCCACTCTGAAGACCAAGTCCCAGACCAAATTCTACATTGAGTTCTACTCCAGCTGCTTAGAAA GCTTTGTAAAGAGCCAGGAAGGGGAAAATGAGGATGGGAATGAAGGGGAACTCGTGGTGAAGTTCATTGAGGCACTTCCTAAG CTGACTCCGATTATTTCAGACCCAGAGTACCTGCTGGACCAGCACATCCTGATCAGCATTAAGTCTTCAGACAGTGATGAATCGTATG GTGAGGGCTGCATTGCCCTGAGGATAGAAGCTACAGAATCGCTAGTCCCCTTCCATACTGTGCTAACACACCATGGTGAGAGAACAGGGGTCTTCCAAGGTGAAATCAAGTTACAGACATCGcaaggaaagcagagagagaaactgtaTG ATTTTGTGAAGATTGAACGGGATGAGACTGCTGGGCAGAAACCAAAGGGAATCAGCAGCCTGGATCCCACCAAAGAGTGGGAGCAATCTATCAG AAAATCAAAATCTACTCACTTGATGGCtaaagaagcagcagctgttgctcgCTTTCGGGGAaatgcttcctctcctccagatGCACAGGGCAAGGATGACATGTTACG CAGCTCCACCCCCACGGACATCAGCAATCCCAACTATATGGGGGTGGTCTCTTTCTCTCAGCAATTCTCTGCACCTGGCCAGCTTAAGCAGAGCCCTTCATCAGACCAGCCATCTGCCTTCTGGGCCTATGACCAGCAGCCTAAAGAGAACGTCCCTGTGATGGGACACCAGGAGTCTACCTCCACGACTTCCTCCCAGTCCCCCCTGTCTCCAAAACCATCCATTCAGCCTATGACAAACCGAAGTTCTGGCCCCAGGAGTCAAGAGCATGT GCCAGCTGACATGGGAAAAGGTGTGGTGGAGTCTTTGCTTCAAGAGGAAATTCAGCAGAAGCCTGAGATGTTTGACAACCCACTGTACGGTGCCATGAGCTCTAAGGGGAAGGTGGCATCCAAGAAGGAACAGGACTACACCCCGGTCTTGCGAAAGGAGCACCAACTTATTCTGAATCATGGCGCCCTTCTCACTAAGCCGCATGATGCCGACAGCAGCAAGTCTTCTAACAAGCAGCCATCCCCTCCTTTCCTGATCCCTACGCCCAGATTCCGGTCCTACACCTGCTCCAGCCAATCTGAGGAAAAAACTATAAGTGAAAAGGCTCAGGGCAAGCAGAAGCCAACCGCCTCCTTAGAAAACCCAGCACCACTGAAAAAACCAGTCAAACCCTCAAGGTCTGAAGTAGGTCCAAGCAGTCAGGGACAGTTCAGCAAACCACCTCTTCCTACAAAGAGCCGGGCAGTTCTAGACATGCAGACTACCAAGGCCCGAGACTACCGGGAGAATTCAGACCTCCCTCATCAGGGAAAGCATCGAACCGAAGAGGGGACAGTTGGTAGGACAGCCACACCG TGA